In a genomic window of Helianthus annuus cultivar XRQ/B chromosome 10, HanXRQr2.0-SUNRISE, whole genome shotgun sequence:
- the LOC110886537 gene encoding PRA1 family protein F3 has protein sequence MTTYGTIPTSSGGTTTTTNIEYLSRAKHRIQTGLGTRRPWKEMLNLASINFPHNISDSYSRIKTNTAYFRMNYAIIVLIILFLSLLWHPISLIVFVVLMAAWLFLYFLRDEPLMIFHRVVDDRVVMTVLFVVTVVLLLLTGATVNILVAMLIGLVVVVVHAVLRRTDDLFLDEDGVEAGGYLVASS, from the coding sequence ATGACCACATACGGCACCATTCCAACCTCCTCCGGcggcaccaccaccaccactaataTCGAATACCTTTCCCGCGCAAAACACCGTATCCAAACCGGCCTCGGCACTCGTCGTCCATGGAAAGAAATGTTGAATCTCGCATCAATCAACTTCCCTCACAACATCTCCGACTCCTATTCTCGAATCAAAACCAACACCGCCTACTTCCGCATGAACTACGCGATAATCGTGCTAATAATACTGTTTTTAAGCTTGTTATGGCATCCGATCTCGTTGATCGTGTTCGTTGTGTTGATGGCGGCGTGGTTGTTTCTGTACTTTCTTCGTGATGAGCCGCTGATGATATTTCACCGTGTGGTTGATGATCGTGTTGTGATGACGGTTTTGTTTGTTGTGACGGTTGTTTTGCTTTTGTTGACTGGCGCTACGGTGAATATACTCGTTGCGATGTTGATAGGGCTGGTGGTTGTTGTGGTTCATGCGGTTTTGAGGCGGACGGATGACTTGTTTTTGGATGAAGATGGAGTTgaagcgggtggttatttggttGCTTCTTCGTAG
- the LOC110886536 gene encoding inactive protein kinase SELMODRAFT_444075 yields the protein MSRDEKMVKVEKGSDAAEKIVVAVKASKEIPKTALVWALTHVVQPGHCITLLVVLPAQSSGRKLWGFPRFTGDCASGHRKSYMGTSSEQKIDLTDSCSQMILQLHDVYDPNKINVKIKIVSGSPCGAVAAEAKKIQASWVVLDKKLKHEQKRCMEDLQCNIVVMKKSQPKVLRLNLVGSPKKNPEADCPLPSTNQSSEKQTKNKNSSLDSIRGPVVTPTSSPEVFTATEAGTSSVSSSDPGTSPFFIPVTNSLLKKDKSLAGKESQDLNESSSDSESEHLSSTSSSLRFQPWMVDMITSSCQSFQIKEESSQRFTSLETSRSQDMFRRLSKLDRDSEHGSHRSDVDFNGNVREAIAFSRNIPSGPPPLCTICQHKAPIFGKPPRWFSYAELELATGGFSQANFLAEGGFGSVHRGILPDGQVVAVKQHKLASSQGDQEFCSEVEVLSCAQHRNVVMLIGFCIEDGRRLLVYEYICNGSLDSHLYGRHRDPLEWAARQKIAVGAARGLRYLHEECRVGCIVHRDMRPNNILITHDFEPLVGDFGLARWQPDGDTGEETRVIGTFGYLAPEYAQSGQITEKADVYSFGVVLVELVTGRKAVDLNRPKGQQCLTEWARPLLEEDAIDELIDPRLGNAYSEQEVYCMLQAASLCIKRDPQLRPRMSQVLRILEGDMMMDSSNDVGNRSGRIYMDRQLSPMREMMDGLSSKVSVDSMRHWQREKTRRTTCDDRR from the exons ATGAGTAGAGACGAGAAGATGGTGAAGGTGGAAAAGGGATCAGATGCCGCTGAGAAAATAGTTGTTGCGGTGAAGGCATCTAAGGAAATCCCGAAGACCGCTTTGGTTTGGGCTTTGACTCATGTGGTTCAACCGGGGCATTGTATTACATTGCTTGTGGTCTTGCCTGCACAAAGTTCTG GTAGGAAACTATGGGGTTTTCCAAGATTCACCGGGGACTGCGCTAGTGGCCACAGAAAATCTTATATGGGAACAAGTTCAGAACAAAAAATCGATCTTACTGATTCCTGCTCTCAAATGATTCTTCAACTTCATGATGTTTATGATCCTAAtaag ATAAACGTGAAGATTAAAATTGTTTCTGGATCGCCATGTGGAGCCGTAGCTGCAGAGGCTAAGAAAATTCAAGCTAGCTGGGTTGTATTGGATAA GAAGCTTAAACATGAACAAAAGCGATGTATGGAAGACTTGCAATGCAACATTGTGGTAATGAAAAAATCACAGCCGAAAGTTTTACGTCTAAATTTAGTTGGATCACCTAAGAAGAACCCTGAAGCCGATTGTCCACTGCCTTCAACAAATCAATCAtctgaaaaacaaacaaaaaacaaaaactcATCTCTCGATTCCATTCGTGGGCCTGTTGTTACTCCAACAAGCAGCCCCGAAGTATTCACCGCAACCGAAGCCGGAACCTCATCAGTCTCAAGTTCTGATCCGGGTACTTCACCGTTTTTCATCCCGGTAACCAACAGTTTGTTAAAAAAGGATAAGTCATTAGCCGGAAAAGAAAGTCAGGATCTTAACGAGTCGAGTTCCGATTCCGAAAGTGAGCATTTATCGTCAACTTCATCTAGCTTACGGTTTCAACCATGGATGGTGGATATGATCACATCCAGCTGTCAATCATTTCAAATCAAGGAAGAAAGCTCACAACGTTTTACTTCGTTAGAAACTTCTAGATCACAAGACATGTTCCGGAGGTTATCTAAGCTTGATAGAGATAGCGAGCACGGAAGCCATAGAAGCGATGTGGATTTTAACGGTAATGTTCGAGAAGCGATAGCTTTCTCTAGAAACATACCGTCGGGCCCACCTCCTTTGTGCACGATATGTCAGCATAAGGCACCAATATTTGGAAAACCGCCAAGGTGGTTCAGTTACGCTGAGCTGGAGCTTGCCACTGGAGGATTCTCTCAAGCTAACTTCTTGGCTGAAGGAGGATTTGGGTCGGTACATAGAGGGATACTTCCGGATGGTCAGGTAGTTGCGGTCAAACAACATAAATTAGCAAGCTCTCAAGGGGATCAAGAATTCTGCTCGGAAGTTGAAGTGTTGAGCTGCGCTCAGCATCGGAATGTTGTTATGCTGATTGGATTTTGTATCGAAGACGGAAGGAGGCTGCTTGTTTATGAATATATATGCAACGGATCACTGGATTCACATCTTTATG GACGTCATCGAGATCCACTAGAATGGGCTGCACGACAAAAAATTGCGGTTGGAGCTGCTCGAGGCTTACGCTATCTTCACGAAGAATGCAGAGTTGGTTGCATTGTTCATCGTGACATGCGGCCAAACAACATCCTAATCACCCATGATTTTGAACCTCTG GTAGGAGATTTTGGCCTAGCGAGATGGCAGCCTGATGGTGATACCGGAGAAGAAACAAGAGTAATAGGGACATTTGG ATACCTGGCTCCTGAGTATGCACAAAGTGGCCAGATTACCGAGAAAGCTGACGTGTATTCCTTCGGAGTTGTACTGGTAGAGCTTGTTACGGGACGAAAAGCAGTGGATCTTAACAGACCTAAAGGCCAACAATGCCTCACAGAATGG GCACGACCATTGTTGGAAGAAGATGCCATTGACGAGTTAATCGACCCACGGTTAGGGAACGCTTATTCAGAACAAGAGGTTTATTGCATGTTACAAGCGGCTTCTCTATGCATTAAACGTGATCCACAGTTACGCCCGCGCATGTCACAG GTGTTACGCATACTAGAAGGGGACATGATGATGGATTCGAGTAACGATGTTGGGAACCGGAGTGGTAGGATTTACATGGATCGTCAACTGAGTCCAATGAGGGAGATGATGGATGGGTTGAGTAGCAAAGTTTCTGTGGACTCGATGCGGCATTGGCAAAGAGAAAAGACGAGAAGAACAACATGCGATGATCGAAGGTAA